The genomic interval AGAGTGAAATCTTCACCTGAGTGTTTCCAATTtacagtgtggactctccagtccagctGTAaacagcttcactcctgaatcctgcaggtcattgttactcaggtccaggtctctcagactagaggactgggagctgagaactgaggacagagcttcacagcttctctctgagaggttacagccactcagtctgaagaggaatcagcaaaacaaacaaacaatcaaacaaacaagaaaagaaatccaaagaaatgttttttgtcttaaCTAAAGAAACAGATATagttgtatgtatatgtgtgtgtgtgtgtgtgtgtgtgtgtgtgttatgtgtatATAGCCACATACAGAGCTTTATTTGAagctttgaccactggcagcagcctcagaagagcctcctctgaagcagagtatttcttcaggtcaaacacgtccagatctttttctgatgacagtaagatgaagaccagagctgaccattgagcaggagatagtttatctgtggagagactTCCTGAACTCAGGTActgttggatctcctccactagagaacgatcattcagttcattcagacagtggaacaggttgatgcttttctctggaGACAGATTCTCACTGATCTTCTTCTTAatgtactggactgttttcTGATTGGTCTGTGAgctacttcctgtctgtgtcagcagacctcgtaggagagtctgattggtctgcagtgaaagacccaggaggaagcggaggaacaagtccaggtgtccatttggactctgtaaggccttgtccacagcactCTGGTAGAGATGTGCTGGTTCAGGTTTGTCTGGGAAGACTTTAGACCACAAGGAGGAGAAAAGTCCAATTAACCAGTATGATGATTGTTCCTCTGACATCAGATTGACTCCAGagttgatgaaggtcagatggacatgaagagcagccagaaactcctgaacactcagatggacgaagcagaacaccttgtcctggtacagtcctctctcctctttaaagatctgtgtgaacactcctgagtacactgaggctgctctgatatcgatgccacactctgtcaggtctgattcatagaagatcaggtttcctttctgcagctgctcaaaagccagttttcccagagactcaatcatcttcctggtctctggactccagtgtggatctgtcccAGATCCTTCATCATACTTGACGTTCTTTTGTTTAGActgaaccaccaggaagtggatgtacatctcagtcagggtcttgggcagctttcctccctctctggttttcaacacatcctccagaactgtagcagtgatccagcagaagactgggatgtggcacatgatgtggaggcttcgtgaggtcttgatgtggAAGAAGATCCTGCTGGCctgatcctcatctctgaacctcttcctgaaatactcctccttctgtgggtcagtgaaccctctgacctctgtcaccatgtcaacacactcaggagggatctgattggctgctgcaggtcgtgtggttatccagaggcgagcagagggaagcagtttccccctgatgaggtttgtcagcagcacgtccactgaggtggactctgtaacatcagtcaggatctcagtgttgtggaagtccagaggaagtcgacactcatccagaccgtcaaagatgaacacaacctggaactcttcaaacctgcagattcctgcttctttggtttcagtaaagaagtgatgaacaagttccaccaagctcaactttttctctttcagcacattcagctctctgaaagtgaatggaaatgtgaagtgtatgtcctggttggctttgtcttcagcccagtccagagtgaacttctgtgttaagactgttttcccaatgccagccactccctttgtcatcactgttctgattggttcatctcttccaggtgaggctttaaagatgtcttcttgtctgatggttgtttctggtctgtctggtttcctggatgctgtttcaatctgtctgacctcatgttcatcattgacctctccagtccctccctctgtgatgtagagctctgtgtagatctgattcagaagggtTGGGTTTCCTGCGTTAGagatcccctcaaacacaaactggaacttcttcttcaggtttgacttgagtttattttgacacactgcagctgcagttccTAAATGAACAAATAACAGCTGATATTAGTATCTGCATAGCAATTCTTAAGAAAaggtaaacatttaaaatatattatctatctatctattagTCTACTAATAATAAACCTCATCAGTGGACAACAAACAGCTTGTGACTGTGTTTAGAAGAATTAATAGATCTGATGCAGATGAGTGCAGCATATTTGAAGCAGAGTTTAGAGATGTAAACTTCTATCATGTTGCTTTCAATTCCTCtctccatcatgttaaatctgttaaaaacctactgctctgcagacagtcagccagctcctcctgcttcattctcctcaggaagttcacTGTGATCTTCAGAAACGCCTCTCTGCTGCTCGTCTGGTCCTCCTCCTTACTGTTCAGCACGTCCTCATCATAATCTGGACTCAGAACTCTTTGGACTCTCTTCAGCTCTTTTTTCACAAAAGTGACAATGTTTTCCTCCAGCGGCTGGAACAGAATAATATACTGTGTAAACTTCACTTTCAGTAAAAACTTCATCAGGTACCATCAGATCACCCATCACCAGTGTTTTGATGGTTCTGTACCATCTGCCACTGTAGCATCTCTTTTCATAACTACATAGACAGAGTTAACCAAGTCATGACTACCTGTTGACCTAAGCTAACTGATTTCAACATAATTTCTAGTTGCTTTGATGGTAAAAAAGCAGAGGTCCAGATCATCCATCCCAACAACCCccaacaaatacagaaaaatatggTCTCATCATAACATTAAGTTAACCATGAAAAATCAGGGAACTATTTCTGACTATGACATTTGAAGAAACATTTTGAGTTGCTAAGGGCAACTGAGAGAtgaacaaaaggaaaaagaacagCACCAACGGGGCTCATAACAGaggcctcctcctctgccatgGACTGAAACCAGGATGGGGAACACCATTAGGCCGAGGCAACTAGAGGAAACAAACTAGTAAGAGTCCATGTAGAGACACACTTAGTGTGGCTTAGCCAAAATGGTCATCCTATTCCACAAAGTTTCCACAAAGAGGCTGGAAATTCTATGACCACATCTTGTCTTGAAATGATccaacaacaaaactaactgtggagttagatacttgatgaaaacagagaacagagtaACAGCATGaggcaggcagtgtgagtcgctCCGATTCTGTCCACTCCGGTGTCAGGTGAGAACTGTATGCTAGTCGTGAGAATGGACAAATTACTGGTGGTATGACGAgttaaaactgactgacagtgtcaACAGGCTGGCAAGAGAGATAATGGAACTGTGACCAACGCCAACTTTATATCTGAAGTGTTTCTGCTATACACATTATGTAGCGGTGGCCCGCTGCAGGGAAATTATTGCCGCTGATATTCTAAAGTTGCAAAACACCCGGTTGagcaaaggaggagagagaggaagaagagaaaatggtagaacTAGCAAACATTTAgttaaatttgtatttgtattttctactgggacaaatcagttttaatcagctgtgtctgtctctaccggCTCTCTGTCAGTCTCATGTTATTCCtcctcagtgtatcagcatttgaaaaatcaccacaggcagcagaatGACCAATGTCAAGTTACTGCAGAGAAGACAAGATAACATAGTGCTACTATTTGTTCTGTGAGAATTGTTCTgtggttcattatgtgtataTTCTTCAcatttattgttagaataaatacacGTTGGatcatattacacacacacacacacacacacacacacacacacacacacacactgatccttggattagtacacagagcagttaatatttcaatgatatGTTAGATGGTAACGCTTCATCACacgttttacatgtatataacGAATCTTTGAATCTTAAAATCTTCAATAACACTTTTGAAGAAGTAGTTCTGCCCCTGCTCACCACTCCCTAATAATAATCCTTCTAGTCTAAAGAGTGCAGCATGAGACTGTCAGTAGTTTAGTATTAACTGGTGGCCGTTGTAATCAGCAGTAGAATCTGTGGATGAACATTTACACACCATAAATATGGAGTCCAAGTCTGTGTGATGCTGCTCGGTGGACTGACCACTGGgaacctctgagctctcctgCAGAACTCTGTGGAGAGAAGATGAAGGTTTAGAGCAtcaaatcacacaaacacacagcttgtTGACAGGTGTTGTTTTCTATGAATATTAATAGAAACACAACACTGGATGAAGTGTTAGACCAAGATTTGATACATTTTCTCAGTAGAATTGGACAACTGCAGAATTATCAGCTTTACCTGTTTTCTTTTAAGTCAATAAGACGACCCTTAGACCGGTCACTCttcatggacacacagctggTTAGATCAGACTGCTCTCCACTCTTAAAGTCAATAAGACGACCCTTAGATCTGTCACTCCTCATGGACACAAAGCTGGAATCAGgatcaggtccaggtccaggtccaagagagtctggtctctgctgctctgggctgaaacacaacacacacagagcagtgagtgtgaataatgatggtagagtgatgtgtgtgctgagctctgacatggagaagagtcatggacagtagagatcctcatctcacctctgagctttggtctggctctcatgttccccacacagagtggttttagagggagggactccctcctctctgtcctcactctgattCATAGCAGAGCCTCCaccttcacacaaacacaacaacatcatcattaCAACTGGATCTACATCACAGGACACAATACTTATTTCAggatagtttgacatttttaatgtgcaatAATGTTTACAAAgttacataatttttttttttggtcaggtGAGAAAATGGACGCAGAGAGAAGTGAACATCATGTGTCATGTCTGTGGCTgaggacagaaaacatcaaaaagacaaaatactgAAAAGAGATATTATTTTCTGcgactgaaagagagagagaagtattATTTAATTTGCACAGCAATGTGCTAGATGCAGTGTATGTGCAGAATTTTGCATGCAAATGAtctgaaaatgtcttaaaaCATATAAAGTCTAGtctttattgacatttttagttGGCTGGTTTGTGATATTAGATTTGACATCGCTAAAAGAGAGGAACATGGATAGGAGGTTATTTTTAATTCACATACAGTTCAGACACATAGTAATAGTTTTCACAGTTACACCCAGATTTTCGAAGATGCAAAGTTTAACGGATAAAATGGGTGTAGATTTTTATGTGTGTCCTCCCCCGgtctttaaaacagctccagttcgGGAGCTTCGGGGGGTCTGGGACCCTATCAACTATCATTTGGCGAGAGGCGGGATACACCTTGTACGGATCGgcagtccattgcagggccaacacatacagacaaccAACCACacttcacactcacattcacacctacgggcagtttagagttatcaattaacctaagcATGTCTCTGGACTTTGGACGGTGgaaaccactgcaccaccgcgCCCTGCCCCAGGCCAGCTCTGACTTATATCACAATGAAGTTTGAtattcacagcagacattcagtttaaaagcccaacaacaactgctgttcacagTTCACAGTGAACAAAGCAGTATTATTAACCAGTACTGAATGTTTACCTTCACCTGTAGCCTACGCACTTtcaaaaaacagcagaagaaaacaaaaacaatcagatGAAATCGAATTAGGAAGTTACGTTTTTCCGTCCGTTCAAAGTTAACTTTAACACTTTTAAGAACAATGATAAATGTTTCTAAAGAAAACACGAAAGTACTAATGGCTACCCTCCCGTTTCTACTGTGTTTCAGTGACGCAACACAGTGTGATCAAAGTGATTCCTGTTGATCAGACATTTACAGATTTCTCTCGGAGGATTCTCACCTGCTGAACTCACTTCAGGTCGACTTACAGACACTTTCCACCTTCATGTGTAGAGGAAACATTTGGAGAGAAGAAGCTGCTTGTTCTCCCTCatcagtcctggagtctgaGTCAATCTGATCTGAGGACGACGTTACTTCCTCAAAAATGGCTCTGATAAAGTTGGGAGAATTCTAGACCAGATGATGTAGTTCTATTACCTGTCCACTAGATGGTGGCAATTCACCATTCCACGCACTGAATATCAGctcagcagagacagatggaaatgAGGTGCACCAGTGTGGATATATGCAGGTCTCAGTGGATGGAactcaacacaacaaacatcaaacagcacTGACAGAGTCATGGTTGTTAACTGGAGGTCAGTCCAAAACAGGTGAACTACAGGCCTCCATTATAATCTCTGATACTGTGATTCACTACAGCAGTGAGTAATCAGAGCAGAGCCTCCATTTTGATCCAGTGGTGACAGCGAGTCAGTGCAGACTATGAACATTTACctttataaaaacacagcagcagtgaaaggGTTGGAGTGGAGAAAAAGTCACTGAATTAACAGTATTCCATTTAATTCAGTGTGATTCACTCATTCATCACTGACCAATGCTCAATAAAGAGCtggaataaataaaatctgtgtgttacattaaacattttaaaatgtatttcctcATTAAAAGTAGATAAAAAGCACCTCCTGCAGGTCGACTTACAGACACTTTCCACCTTCATGGTGTAGAGGAAACATTTGgagagaagaagctgctcaTTCTCCCTCGTCAGTCCTGGAGTCTGAGTCAATCTGATCTGAGGACAGAGTCACACCCTCATAACTTCAGAGTCCAAGTCTAAAAATCAGTGAATGACAAACTGGTGGAACAGAGGTTgtgaagagggaagagagacagagctgtgtcATGTATGCATCAACAATTACATGAGttattttctgtcctctctccagATAAAGAAGGAAATCTAACCCTGACagctcacagacagacacagccacTGTTATGAGTGTcagtggctgctgctgagacaAGATGGATTTACCCTTTCATTCCTCTGgatgaatgaaaacagctgtaaaatgttaaaaaagcTGCTCATAATTGAAGTTCTACCTCTGTTCTGGAAAATTTCCTCAGTTGTGAGTCTGTGCCTTGTGTTCGGAGATCACCCAGAACAGGAAGAGAAACCATTTTAtctttaaggaaaaaaaaaaaagctgtggtTGTCCACCAGGTGGCAGTGTTGTAAAGGAATCAGATCATCCTGCTCCTGCACTGCAAAACATCCAGGATGAAAACCAGCTGATACTGATGGAACATAAATACCTCTGTCATCATTTatacttattttcttttgtaaattCTCACCTCTGTGGTTTGTGGGTGGAAATGATCATTTCCCTAATGAATTCTCTGTCATTAAACAGTGTGGTGAATCTCAGACTGGagtaaaacacttttttttttcaataaatcaTAACAATACAACTATTAACATAATGATTTCTTCTTCCAGATGTGCAGGGAAATCCTCCATCACAGTTTTCTACTGCAGGCTGCAGAGGGTTCAGTGCCTTGCTTAAGAGCACTTATACTACCCTCTGAAAGGTGCACATGGTTCAGTTCACTCTGCAGCAGGATGATGACTTGACATGAACTTTGAAGCAACTGAGTCATTGAGAAGTAAAATCAGAGGATCAAGGATCAGCAGTGTTTCAGAatagtttcatatttacaatTTAACATGGCTGCACAGCTAATATAACAACAGTTAGAAACACTCAcataaatgattgatagggacaaaaatctttagaATCGCtcagtattgatcaagaacagtgaacCTGCCACCATGAACATGAAGATGGGAACATGGGAAATAAAGTCCAGGTTCCAGAATACTGTAAGTTTGACTCTGCTTCTATGTTGCAACAGACAGGGTGAGCACTTGTCAAAAACGAATTCTCCTCAGttctgcaaataaaaatgattccAGTGAAGTCTTATCTGGTTGTCTTTAATTATGAAATATAGTAACTGTGTATCTGTACAGAtgtgactgtactgtatgtacagagCTCAGCTTCCCTGTAAATGTCAAGTACAGCTACTCAATCtgatgatttattgattattgatttgatCTGCCCACAATGCCCACACTGCTGTAGTCATTTAATTGAACTTCACACCTCTGTAACTTTTACTGCTGTTGTACCTCATCCTGACGCAGCAGGCTCCTCTGTCCACAACATGGCAGCCAGTTGCTCCAGAGGATGATTCCTTCTTGAACCGACACCAAACAGCTTGTTGTCTGATGACTAATTCATCCGACTTCAGGAATCTGGAGGAAATTTGGAGCTGGCAGAACAATATGTGGTTACATTTGAAGGTTGCATTTCAAATTTCAGcataaacagatgtttttttttttcagcacaggACCACTCTTGAAGTCTCAGCTTTGTAACACGTGGACAACAAATCAAGTTCAGCTCGATCAGACactatttgtttgttgtttgtgaagAACAGCTGTCCCGTCTGTAAATATCTGAAGAGTGAAGTCAAACTGAAAAGTAATGGGCCAATAAAATTAAATCACCCACATGCTGAAGtgcctttgacctttgacctttgtgtAGACTATTATTACTGCTCCAACAATGACCACTGGTGAAACCATCACCTGCGGGGTCACAGGTTCAGCCTCTCAGCCAATGTTTAGGATTTAAGGATTACGGATTTAAGATGATGCAAGGTCATAAAATCCACAAATACTAAATCGTTCTTACCTCTTATAGTGCAACAGACCTGTTATTTAGTTTTACCCAATGCTGCCCACTTAATCCTCTGCTCATTAACATTCCAAAATGATACAATATCATATACATCCATCTTGACTCCATTTCACTCATTTCACAGTCAGTTAATCTTCTCATTAGTTTCTTGATTAATCTGTGAATCATATGagctataaaatgtcagaaatatttATCCTCTGAGGGCCACAGGAGGCTGGA from Lates calcarifer isolate ASB-BC8 linkage group LG7_1, TLL_Latcal_v3, whole genome shotgun sequence carries:
- the LOC108882227 gene encoding NLR family CARD domain-containing protein 3 is translated as MNQSEDREEGVPPSKTTLCGEHESQTKAQSPEQQRPDSLGPGPGPDPDSSFVSMRSDRSKGRLIDFKSGEQSDLTSCVSMKSDRSKGRLIDLKENRVLQESSEVPSGQSTEQHHTDLDSIFMPLEENIVTFVKKELKRVQRVLSPDYDEDVLNSKEEDQTSSREAFLKITVNFLRRMKQEELADCLQSRTAAAVCQNKLKSNLKKKFQFVFEGISNAGNPTLLNQIYTELYITEGGTGEVNDEHEVRQIETASRKPDRPETTIRQEDIFKASPGRDEPIRTVMTKGVAGIGKTVLTQKFTLDWAEDKANQDIHFTFPFTFRELNVLKEKKLSLVELVHHFFTETKEAGICRFEEFQVVFIFDGLDECRLPLDFHNTEILTDVTESTSVDVLLTNLIRGKLLPSARLWITTRPAAANQIPPECVDMVTEVRGFTDPQKEEYFRKRFRDEDQASRIFFHIKTSRSLHIMCHIPVFCWITATVLEDVLKTREGGKLPKTLTEMYIHFLVVQSKQKNVKYDEGSGTDPHWSPETRKMIESLGKLAFEQLQKGNLIFYESDLTECGIDIRAASVYSGVFTQIFKEERGLYQDKVFCFVHLSVQEFLAALHVHLTFINSGVNLMSEEQSSYWLIGLFSSLWSKVFPDKPEPAHLYQSAVDKALQSPNGHLDLFLRFLLGLSLQTNQTLLRGLLTQTGSSSQTNQKTVQYIKKKISENLSPEKSINLFHCLNELNDRSLVEEIQQYLSSGSLSTDKLSPAQWSALVFILLSSEKDLDVFDLKKYSASEEALLRLLPVVKASNKALLSGCNLSERSCEALSSVLSSQSSSLRDLDLSNNDLQDSGVKLFTAGLESPHCKLETLSLSGCLITEEGCSSLASALSSNPSHLRELDLSYNHPGDSGVKLLSAGLEDPHWRLDTLRMDHGGPQRLRPGVRKYACELELDTNTVNRKLKLSDNNRKVTWGEDQSYPDHPDRFDDCPQLLCRTGLTGRCYWEVEWTEGVRISVTYRGIRRKGSSDDCLFGGNDHSWCLSCSDGYSVRHSNIKTSLSSSSSVSNRVAVYVDCPAGSLSFYRVSSDKLIHLHTFNTTFTEPLYPGFLIGFGSSVSLCDL